GCACACCTATTTGACCAAGAAGCTCAACTTTAACACCATTGTGCTCCACCTTTTTCCCTTGATATGGCTCAATAATAACCTAAACCAAAACGTGTTAAGGACACCAAACTAACTCCATAAAACCTCCTGATGGCTATAGATGACAACAAAACCAAAGTTACCTTGCCAGCAATAGTTTCTTGACTCTGGAAAAGAGGGTTCATAACCGTCTGTCCATTATCTTTCTTAATAGGAACCTAGCGGCAACAGAGATCAAGTAAGATTAATAAGTCAAGCTGTAATCAATGTTGGGGATTAAGGATACATAAATATTCAGTGAAATGGATAAACCTAAAGAGAGAGAGGGATGTGTGTACCTGTTTACGATTTTTTCCATCAGTAAAGGTGATAGAAACATTACAGGCCGGCTTGAAAGCTCCAAGAAGATAGTTCTGTGATATCAATCCCACACAAAAAAAGTGTTAGAGACTTGAGTACAGTTTTACCgaaggaaaaacaaaaacattaagaGAGCACTAACCATGATCAGAAGATTCGATCTTAATATCACAGTAACCTGTTCAGGAGCGTAATTAAGAATCCATTAAACAGAACATAATAATCATCAGCATTTCTAGCTTGAAACAGCAAAAaggttttttgttatttttgttcaAATCATCAGGATCAATCAAGCAATGAAATCAATAAACCCTAATCTCAATTCATACGAAAGTGATTCCAGAACAGATCAAATCACATGTAATGGTACAACGATGAGATCCACAAAGTTAGATTCAGTTGAACTACTGAACAGGTATGTACCTTCCGAGGTGAAACTCGATCGGAGACGGCGGGGACTCGGATCAAATCGAATCGACGAAGGTTTCTTACAGTTGGGTTGAAGACGATCGACGAGACACTCTCACCAATTTGATCCAGTGTTGACTATAAAAGCCTCCCTTGTTATTGGATTGTGTTACCCATCAAGGCCCAAATGGTGCCACTcgcatttaattatttaagttttttttggttgttggaCCGATGTcctaaaaatttagaatatccGGATCTGATTTCGGATACCcgtctaaatattttattacccGTAGATATATAGATTCAGATTcataaaaagtaaaagaaattttttataaaatatcaaaatttcctaaaataatatataattaagtatttattcagaatttatagatatatatatatatatctataatattataaaattagaatataatattataagtctaattttatgtataaatattaataaaccaacaataattattaataaaatttattatttttaaaaattcgcATCCGGATCCGTACATTCCGGATATCCTATTTCTTGAGCGGATCTCGATCGGATCTCGGATCGGATCCAGATCCCGGATAATAAGTCCCAATCTTAATTCTGAAAATGTTTATTTAGTAGAGTTCTTActagaaataaattttatctctctgtacaatttataaatattatcatttaaatttaaactaatatgataaattttgaaattgcaTGTCAAAACAGTAAAGATTAAGTAGCATCTTTGGTTACATCTGTACTCTGAACCCCTAGAACCAAGCTGTTTGCAAAAACCATATCTAGTTAGTTGTGGGCCTTCATGCAACAGTGTGAAACTCTGTTTTACATTTCTTACTCCCATCTTTGCATCCTCATTGCTTTTCCCCGACCATTCTTATCATGTAACAAATCAGATTATTTCGAGACTCCATCTAGAAAATACCAACACTTAGTGTTAATCTCTCAGATGAACTATTGAGAATTTACTCACACTATTTTAGGCTTTGTCCATAGTTTTCCTTCCAATTCTGCCATGTTAATGTCTTCTTCGAATTCCAATTTCTATTAATATTTCTTCATTCATACTCTTCCAAATGTGCCAGCGGAATTCATCTTTGGAAATCTATTGATGTTCTCTAGATCATTTAGTCCACATTTGTTAAATTTAGTACTTGGGAAAATTTCTGGTTAATAGGAATAGTTGAGAATGCCAATGTTTGTATTGCAAAGAAACATTTAGGCTCTAAAAGTAAAACTTTTGGCGATAAAATATTTGCTTCATATTCAGCTCATATTTtactaatcaaataaaatagaagTATCAATTTTCGCTTATTTAAAAAAAGGTAAAGTATATTTACCTTTTCCTCACTGTTTTTgagaagaaaaataagttgTTATGCtactttctatttttcttacctttttactctatatttttttctttccatttactctattttatttACTCTTGTTACTCCACTACTTACCAACTACACTATTAAAGAGAAATTGATTCATTGTCCGATCCAcaattttatattgtgtatcACAATTAATTCCATACAATGGCCGATAAACATTCTGAGATAATTTGCCATATAATGTTTCCGTTTAGGAATGAGCGTAATTATCCATACACAACAAATACATTGCTTTAGCTTTAGAATGATAAATGAAAAGTTAAACAGCCCAAAGAATCACAAatgatataaaagaaaaatgtcCATAATTCAGACATCTGAAAGAGTGTAAATTTTCTAGTAATACTTTTGTGGTTGGTTATACACAAAAAACTCCAGAGAAAAATAATCTATTCTGAATCTCCTTCTGGATCCTGAGAATCCGACTGATGGTTTACAATCCGAGGAGTAAAGAGCTTTGAGATGCCATTTATAGCTGCTTGTACCTCCTCACTATCCCTTGGACTTCTCCAAACCGAAGCGTGAGAGCTTGAGCCAGAGTACTCGCTTGCAGCAACCTGTGTCTTCTTTGAAGTAGCAAGAACCTTCTCCAAGTCGAACTGAGTCAACGGCCTAGGCACCTGAAACAATGCAAGCATATCAGTACTCCAAAATCAGGAAACATTTGACATTTGTAATACTAACCGAAACTTGTCTGCCTTTTTTCTCCTCCTCTAGGATCTCTCTGATTGGGAAGTAAGCTGCCTTCTTGCAGAGTTCAAAGATATCTGAACCGGTATAGTCTTCACATAACCCAGCTATACGATCATAGTCAATACCCGGTTCGACCCTCTCTCCTTTCAAAACAACTTCCAGTATCTGAGCTCTCTCCTTGCGGTCAGGCATACCGATCTCAAACGCCTGTGGAAACCGCCTAAGTATAGCTTCATCAAGCTCAGAAGGTCTGTTCGTTGCAGCAAGAACCATCACCCTAGCGTTCTCTATAACACAGACAACATTACTCTTTATATTCTAAAATGGTTAAAACAGGAGACAGTAAAGACAAGAAGTTCAAACTCACGGTCAGTAGTAAACCCATCCCATAGAGCCATAAACTCAGTCTTCATATTCGCCATCGCTTCATTATCCGTCGCACGGCGCTGGCCAAGAAAACTATCCACCTCGTCTATAAAAATAATCGCAGGTTGGAGTTTCTCCGCCAAGCTAAACACAGCAGCCACTAGAGAAACAGAGCACCTAATGTCATTACTTCACAACAATAGAACGAAACGCAGACAAGAGGGGCTACATCTACACTTACCGAGCTTCTGTGCATCACCGAACCACTTGCTCATCAGATTAGAGACCCTGACATTGATGAAAACAGCTCCAGATTCTTTCGCAATAGCCTTGGCGAGCATGGTCTTCCCAGTGCCAGGAGGACCATACAGCAAAACACCCTTCTGAGGACCAAGCAACTTCCCATAAGCAAAAAGCTCAGGTCTTTTCAACGGCAGAATCACAAGCTCGTACAAAGCCTGCTTGATTGACTCCAACCCTCCAATAGAATCAAACTCCACATCTATGTTTTGTGGGTTTATTACATCACAAGCTATCACATCCTGTTATGttccaacataaaaaaaaaggttgaaactttttaagttatgcTTTCGTTTTGTAATGAATTAGGAATACGGATTCAGACAAGAAAACAAAGCTATTACCTCGTATTGATTGGTCTGGATAAGAGGGCGACCAAGACGTTTGGAGAGTTCTCTCTTATGCTTGAGGGCCTTTGTAGCAGCGTCACGATTCGGGTCAAAGTGACGGGCACAGACGTAGAGAGACAAGCTGGTAAATGCAGCGCCTGCGACGTAGAGAATCAATTGCTCTAAGAAACTTGTATCCCTCTTCGCCGATGATCTCCTCATTGCTTATTTTCTCAAACGCAAAACCCGGATTTGGGGATTGGATCGAGAAAAGAAACCCCTAATTCTTGAAGGTCGAGGAGACTAGGCGCAAGGAAGAAGAAACCCCTTAACCGAAGTAACATCGAACATCCCCTTGGTGGCATTGCTGTAATATTGTCGTCTATCGTTTAATAATTTATCGAACTGGCCCATTTGACATTTTCTGGTATTTCAATAATGGGCCTGCATATTCGAAGCCTTCGAAAGCATATTCaatttctgaaattttttgtgaatgttatATGGCGTCTATGTCTAGGC
Above is a window of Brassica napus cultivar Da-Ae chromosome A10, Da-Ae, whole genome shotgun sequence DNA encoding:
- the LOC106371288 gene encoding outer mitochondrial transmembrane helix translocase; this translates as MRRSSAKRDTSFLEQLILYVAGAAFTSLSLYVCARHFDPNRDAATKALKHKRELSKRLGRPLIQTNQYEDVIACDVINPQNIDVEFDSIGGLESIKQALYELVILPLKRPELFAYGKLLGPQKGVLLYGPPGTGKTMLAKAIAKESGAVFINVRVSNLMSKWFGDAQKLVAAVFSLAEKLQPAIIFIDEVDSFLGQRRATDNEAMANMKTEFMALWDGFTTDQNARVMVLAATNRPSELDEAILRRFPQAFEIGMPDRKERAQILEVVLKGERVEPGIDYDRIAGLCEDYTGSDIFELCKKAAYFPIREILEEEKKGRQVSVPRPLTQFDLEKVLATSKKTQVAASEYSGSSSHASVWRSPRDSEEVQAAINGISKLFTPRIVNHQSDSQDPEGDSE